In Polyodon spathula isolate WHYD16114869_AA chromosome 56, ASM1765450v1, whole genome shotgun sequence, the following are encoded in one genomic region:
- the LOC121307510 gene encoding protein transport protein Sec16A-like isoform X3, which translates to MAMQPPPRAEPPGAAAPPPVGVPNAFRRNSPYSRRANVPVSAPAAPVPPMTDPFAFSRQTPQNTPLGNPPPKSSPVPVQGPPPSSFTQPGPVQNQLAPAQTFGSTQGLHSVPSSSTGVNLFTPNSCVAPSPLPGHFNNSNRFVSPTPHVREQGQLNSREHSPFNVQGSQQNSFVGPPHAAAPLQNRPPYGQDIRGEPISYNPTVPNAMSFPAQNMQPAATSWLPDYGNCPPSSQNYFQPGDHPTQQFGVPLPTSSPANIPSQTPPQNQVHSEQQPQDGQQNMTPFLGFVNSHPPPDKTEGNNPPVSQHHNPLFQSQNHFSQDYGSSNTWFNQPHQEHFYQQPGAAETNFPPTNTGQAGLPPEGNHIPYESDTGSVSMFFKGNEVENEETLASEKKAMNSVPGGELFLQSQAQPLVGVDVAQNAAVVHQSFDHNVTGPINAMSSCETGPYLNDSAFVSEPQENAGVHFDNVENLECAPNLEVLPGNPLNIPPMPQTVPEGARLGPLPGQGNPVPHVADNFEGGPNLETPDSVLDRPVRSESVSSSYSNVSHGSASSSRRPQGVVGTFIQQEIAKPPQEVSAGYFEQVDSSPAGDAVVQNIANNVYHRQLSQPPTPSPPKPTGIFQASANSSFEPVRSHSVGVKPAEVDQARMVMEKNSGAQSNAPHGAVVTDASPGNLEQPPDNLENIFMPTGQPPVGSTNNVLQPISKPTVETVQPLPDRRPSSRAHAPRLKCESPATTLWAQNEVMPLNILLAPAAPPVHVFVKQPSMEVIQPPEDGPLDQPLEQQAAHKTFISQKADVSSENLENPPQVGEGDHLKQQVTKDAQQSAGTGQAPQKQTAPPSQQTALNPQQSATQPGLHVSDGTPPSQSVQDPGPQNSQYPQSFPMVPGPQGMGAPNPPMGYGTTGPGVAQHPMYPPQPPNLQQPSIANSSQQPPQDLQRPAPSHTPQQMYGPPPQHPAAGYGYYGGGAYPEYPDGRHPYQQPYPPGDPRTVQPYYQEDLYRRYDPRYGRYEGYNPGYREGNRYPYPEQPDRPSSRASQYSDRPSSRQGYSEDNYLKGGRSAYDDYYADYYKKQYDYGGKATDRSQWDRYDPASYDARYREYYDQQYWYNYDPEAYRRREQYYSQQYPRREGYDDRWQYDPRYDTSFDDESARPRDPYGDEYDRRSIHSEHSAHSVHSSHSQQSRRSSFSSRSQQSQVYRSQQDLVTAGYEALSQPAAPADYSYGQYIDSVAGRQEFTDYQYPTGYPEETGWQSVEQVPPRPVTPEKFTVPHICARFGPGGQLIKVLPNLPSEGQPALVEIHSMETMLQSTQEQEDLRAFPGPLVKEETHKVDVIKFSQNKAMECLRNDNLLDKDSASLIWEFIVLLCRQNGTVVGTDIADLLLRDHKSAWLPGKSPNEANLIDFNNEALDRAEEDPGSGQLSLLSDTVMSVPENAGKETERFRELLLFGRKKDALESAMKHGLWGHALLLASKMDSRTHARVMTRFANSLPINDPLQTVYQLMSGRMPAAATCCGDDKWGDWRPHLAMVLSNLTNTLDLDTRTISTMGDTLASKGLMDAAHFCYMMAQVGFGVYTKKSTKLVLLGSNHSLPFFKFASNEAIQRTEAYEYAQSLGSQTCLLPNFQVFKFIYACRLAEAGLSAQAFHYCEVISRTVLKRPSYYSPVFINQLIQMSAKLRFFDPQLKERPEQELFIEPDWLVRLHQLDGQIKEGAISYSSDRATPQQYACSTPSSELDHTSQTDGIGFPQDTTSNTSEIPLMTSLMPNPGPPVPGVQLMPPAPQTILDGTMPPVPSPQYAADVPFNPVPPQMQPPMQGSAHPSQGPMQGFAPPAMNPDPGFGAPYLPEQSVSYTGTPLPPQGSLNEALPTVPEQQQNHQPGQ; encoded by the exons ATGGCCATGCAGCCTCCTCCTCGAGCTGAACCCCCCGGGGCTGCCGCCCCCCCACCTGTAGGGGTCCCCAATGCATTTCGGAGAAACAGTCCTTACAGCAGAAGGGCGAATGTGCCAGTGTCAGCGCCAGCTGCACCTGTGCCACCAATGACAGATCCCTTCGCGTTCAGCAGGCAAACCCCTCAAAACACACCACTGGGAAATCCTCCCCCGAAGAGCAGCCCTGTCCCTGTGCAAGGACCGCCTCCTTCAAGTTTCACACAGCCTGGCCCAGTCCAGAATCAGTTGGCACCCGCACAGACGTTTGGTAGTACCCAGGGCCTCCACTCTGTACCGTCATCATCGACTGGAGTTAACCTCTTTACCCCAAACAGCTGTGTGGCTCCATCACCCCTGCCAGGACATTTTAATAACTCAAACAGGTTTGTCTCGCCAACCCCTCATGTTAGAGAACAGGGACAGCTTAACTCCAGAGAACATTCCCCCTTTAATGTGCAAGGATCACAACAGAATAGCTTTGTCGGTCCTCCTCATGCTGCAGCCCCTCTCCAGAACAGACCTCCTTACGGACAGGATATCAGAGGAGAGCCTATCTCTTACAATCCCACAGTACCTAATGCAATGTCATTCCCTGCTCAGAACATGCAGCCAGCAGCCACTTCATGGTTGCCTGATTATGGCAATTGTCCACCTTCATCCCAAAACTACTTTCAGCCTGGTGACCATCCAACCCAGCAGTTTGGTGTTCCTTTGCCAACTTCATCTCCAGCTAATATACCATCTCAGACGCCTCCCCAAAACCaggtgcattcagaacagcaaCCACAGGATGGGCAACAAAATATGACACCTTTCCTAGGTTTTGTTAACAGTCATCCGCCACCAGACAAAACAGAAGGAAATAATCCACCTGTTTCCCAACACCATAACCCACTATTTCAATCTCAAAATCATTTCAGTCAAGACTATGGGTCGTCTAATACCTGGTTTAACCAGCCACACCAAGAGCATTTCTATCAGCAGCCTGGTGCAGCAGAAACCAACTTCCCTCCTACTAATACTGGACAAGCAGGGCTTCCACCAGAAGGCAACCACATTCCTTATGAATCGGATACTGGAAGTGTTTCAATGTTTTTCAAAGGTAATGAAGTGGAAAATGAAGAAACTCTGGCAAGTGAGAAGAAAGCCATGAACAGTGTTCCTGGTGGAGAATTGTTTCTGCAAAGCCAGGCTCAGCCCCTAGTGGGTGTTGATGTGGCACAGAATGCGGCAGTAGTCCATCAAAGTTTTGATCATAATGTGACCGGCCCTATTAATGCAATGTCCAGCTGTGAAACAGGCCCCTATCTGAATGACAGTGCTTTTGTAAGTGAACCGCAAGAGAACGCTGGGGTGCACTTTGATAATgtggaaaacctggaatgtgcACCTAATCTGGAGGTTTTACCTGGCAACCCACTCAATATCCCACCAATGCCTCAAACTGTTCCTGAAGGTGCAAGGCTTGGACCACTCCCAGGCCAGGGAAATCCAGTTCCCCACGTAGCTGACAATTTTGAAGGGGGGCCCAACTTGGAGACTCCAGATTCTGTACTTGATCGTCCTGTGCGATCTGAAAGCGTCTCTTCCAGCTACAGTAATGTAAGTCATGGCAGCGCATCTAGTTCCAGAAGACCACAAGGAGTGGTGGGAACATTTATACAACAAGAAATTGCAAAACCCCCTCAAGAAGTCTCTGCCGGTTACTTTGAGCAAGTTGATAGTTCCCCTGCAGGAGATGCAGTCGTACAAAACATTGCTAACAATGTGTATCACAGACAGCTTTCCCAGCCTCCAACACCTAGCCCTCCCAAACCAACAGGAATATTTCAAGCTAGTGCTAACAGTTCCTTTGAACCAGTCCGATCCCACTCAGTTGGAGTAAAACCCGCTGAGGTTGATCAAGCCAGGATGGTGATGGAGAAAAACAGTGGAGCGCAAAGCAATGCCCCACATGGGGCTGTGGTTACAGACGCATCGCCTGGGAATCTTGAACAGCCACCTGACAACCTGGAAAACATATTTATGCCCACGGGACAGCCACCTGTTGGTAGCACAAATAATGTGTTACAACCCATCAGCAAGCCTACAGTAGAAACAGTTCAGCCACTGCCTGATAGAAGACCATCTTCTAGAGCACATGCTCCACGCTTGAAATGCGAGAGTCCTGCCACTACCCTGTGGGCACAGAATGAGGTCATGCCGCTGAACATTCTCTTAGCCCCAGCTGCCCCTCCTGTTCATGTCTTTGTTAAGCAGCCAAGCATGGAGGTTATTCAGCCCCCAGAAGATGGCCCTTTGGATCAACCATTGGAGCAGCAGGCTGCCCACAAAACATTTATCTCACAAAAGGCTGATGTGTCTTCAGAGAATCTTGAGAACCCTCCTCAAGTGGGTGAGGGTGACCATCTGAAGCAGCAG GTTACCAAAGATGCTCAGCAGTCAGCTGGGACCGGACAGGCACCTCAAAAGCAAACGGCTCCACCTTCACAGCAGACTGCTTTAAACCCCCAGCAGTCAGCTACTCAACCTGGGCTCCATGTAAGTGATGGCACACCGCCATCCCAAAGCGTGCAGGATCCAGGACCTCAAAACAGCCAGTACCCACAGTCTTTTCCTATGGTACCTGGGCCTCAAGGAATGGGAGCTCCTAATCCACCAATGGGATATGGCACGACAGGGCCAGGGGTGGCACAGCACCCCATGTACCCTCCACAGCCCCCCAATTTACAGCAGCCTTCAATAGCCAATTCTTCACAGCAGCCCCCTCAAGATCTGCAGCGGCCAGCCCCTTCACACACACCTCAGCAGATGTACGGGCCACCACCTCAGCATCCAGCAGCAGGGTATGGGTATTATGGTGGTGGGGCCTATCCTGAGTATCCAGATGGCAGGCATCCTTATCAGCAGCCCTATCCTCCTGGGGATCCAAGGACTGTTCAGCCATATTATCAG GAGGATCTGTACAGAAGGTATGACCCTCGTTACGGTCGCTATGAAGGGTACAATCCAGGATACCGGGAAGGGAACAGGTATCCGTACCCTGAACAGCCAGATCGCCCCAGTTCTAGAGCCAGCCAATACTCTGACAGGCCTTCCTCCAG ACAAGGCTATTCTGAAGACAACTATCTGAAGGGTGGTCGAAGTGCCTATGATGATTATTATGCAGACTACTATAAAAAGCAATATGACTATGGAGGTAAGGCTACAG ATCGCAGCCAATGGGACCGTTATGATCCAGCTTCCTATGACGCTCGTTATAGAGAATACTATGACCAGCAGTACTGGTACAACTATGACCCAGAGGCTTACCGACGAAGAGAGCAGTACTACAGCCAGCAGTATCCCAG ACGGGAAGGATATGATGATCGCTGGCAGTATGATCCTCGCTACGACACCAGCTTTGATGATGAGAGTGCTCGCCCGAGAGACCCCTATGGGGATGAGTATGACAGACGCAGTATCCACAGTGAACACTCAGCCCACAGTGTGCACAGCTCACACAGTCAGCAGAGCCGTCGAAGCAGCTTCAGCTCCCGGTCACAGCAG AGTCAGGTTTACAGAAGCCAGCAGGACCTTGTCACTGCTGGATATGAAGCCCTGAGCCAGCCTGCCGCTCCAGCAGATTACTCCTATGGACAGTACATTGACAGTGTAGCAGGCCGTCAAGAATTCACCGACTATCAGTACCCAACAGGCTACCCAGAAGAAACAGGATGGCAATCTGTTGAACAAG TGCCTCCAAGACCTGTAACTCCTGAGAAGTTTACAGTTCCTCACATATGTGCCAGGTTTGGTCCAGGAGGTCAGTTAATCAAAGTTCTGCCCAACCTGCCTTCAGAAGGCCAGCCTGCTTTGGTGGAAATACATAGCATGGAG ACCATGTTACAGAGCACACAAGAGCAAGAAGATCTAAGAGCATTCCCAGGACCTCTTGTCAA ggAGGAAACCCATAAAGTTGATGTAATCAAATTTTCTCAGAACAAAGCTATGGAGTGCCTGAGAAACGACAATCTGCTTGATAAAGATTCTGCAAGTCTAATCTGGGAGTTCATTGTACTGCTGTGCAGGCAAAATGGG ACTGTCGTTGGAACTGATATTGCTGATCTCCTGCTGCGGGATCATAAGTCAGCCTGGCTGCCTGGAAAGTCACCGAACGAAGCGAACCTGATTGATTTTAACAATGAGGCCCTGGACCGAGCTGAGGAGGACCCTGGCTCTgggcagctctccctgctctcgGACACTGTCATGAGTGTTCCTGAAAACGCAGGCAAGGAGACGGAGCGCTTCCGGGAGCTGCTCCTCTTCGGCCGCAAGAAG GATGCTCTTGAATCTGCAATGAAGCATGGATTATGGGGGCATGCTCTGTTACTTGCCAGTAAAATGGATAGCAGGACCCATGCAAGAGTTATGACCAG gtTTGCTAACAGCCTCCCTATTAACGATCCTCTACAGACGGTATATCAGCTGATGTCTGGAAGAATGCCTGCCGCAGCCACT tgttGTGGAGATGATAAGTGGGGAGACTGGAGGCCTCATCTGGCTATGGTGCTGTCGAATCTCACTAATACCTTGGACCTTGATACTCGAACCATCTCTACTATGGGAGACACGCTTG CCTCAAAGGGACTGATGGATGCAGCTCATTTCTGTTATATGATGGCCCAGGTTGGATTTGGTGTTTATACCAAGAAGTCAACTAAACTCGTCCTGTTGGGGTCCAATCACAG CTTGCCGTTCTTTAAGTTTGCCTCGAATGAAGCCATCCAGCGAACAGAAGCATATGAGTATGCACAGTCTTTGGGCTCCCAAACCTGTTTACTGCCTAACTTCCAG gtatttaaatttatatatgcCTGCCGACTAGCTGAGGCGGGGCTTTCTGCTCAGGCATTTCATTACTGTGAAGTCATTTCAAGAACTGTCCTCAAGCGGCCGTCCTACTATTCACCTGTATTCATCAACCAACTCATTCAG ATGTCTGCAAAATTGAGATTCTTTGACCCTCAGTTGAAGGAAAGACCTGAGCAGGAGTTGTTTATTGAACCAGATTGGTTAGTTCGACTTCATCAGCTGGATGGCCAGATAAAG GAAGGTGCAATCTCCTATAGTTCAGACCGAGCCACACCCCAGCAGTATGCTTGCAGCACCCCCAGCTCTGAGCTTGATCATACCAGCCAGACAGATGGCATTGGATTTCCCCAGGACACGACCTCTAATACATCAGAGATCCCTCTAATGACATCGTTGATGCCAAATCCAGGTCCACCAGTGCCAGGAGTGCAGCTCATGCCACCAG CTCCTCAGACTATCCTTGATGGAACAATGCCTCCAGTCCCCTCCCCACAGTATGCTGCAGATGTCCCGTTTAACCCAGTGCCACCTCAAATGCAACCTCCAATGCAGGGCTCTGCTCATCCCTCTCAGGGTCCAATGCAGGGCTTTGCACCTCCAGCCATGAACCCTGACCCAGGCTTTGGTGCACCTTACCTGCCAGAACAGTCTGTTTCATACACAGGGACACCCTTGCCACCACAAGGGTCCCTCAATGAGGCACTGCCGACTGTACCAGAGCAGCAACAAAACCATCAGCCAGGTCAGTAG